One Mycolicibacterium pulveris genomic region harbors:
- the thiE gene encoding thiamine phosphate synthase, with protein sequence MDNRRDRLGAASLYLCTDARRERGDLTEFADAALAGGVDVIQLRDKGSPGEQRFGPLEARQELDALATLAEAARRHGALLAVNDRADIARAAGADVLHLGQDDLPLAVARAIIGPGPLIGRSTHDPDQVRAAVTEAVDYFCVGPCWPTPTKPGRPAPGLPLVRATAELGTDKPWFAIGGIDERRVPEVLEAGARRIVVVRAITAAEDPRAAAQRLKAMLSAAG encoded by the coding sequence GTGGACAACCGCCGTGACCGTCTTGGCGCCGCGTCGCTGTACCTGTGCACCGACGCCCGGCGTGAGCGTGGTGACCTCACCGAATTCGCCGATGCGGCGCTGGCCGGCGGCGTCGACGTCATCCAGCTGCGCGACAAGGGCTCACCCGGCGAACAGCGGTTCGGCCCGCTGGAGGCGCGCCAGGAGCTCGACGCGCTGGCCACGCTCGCCGAGGCGGCCCGCCGCCACGGCGCGCTGCTGGCGGTCAACGACCGGGCCGACATCGCCAGGGCCGCGGGCGCCGACGTGCTGCACCTCGGCCAGGACGATCTACCGTTGGCCGTCGCGCGCGCCATCATCGGCCCCGGCCCGCTGATCGGCCGGTCCACCCACGACCCCGACCAGGTGCGCGCCGCCGTCACCGAAGCCGTCGACTACTTCTGCGTCGGGCCGTGCTGGCCCACCCCGACCAAACCCGGCCGCCCCGCCCCCGGCCTGCCGCTGGTCCGTGCGACCGCCGAGTTGGGCACGGACAAACCGTGGTTCGCCATCGGCGGAATCGACGAGCGGCGGGTCCCCGAGGTGCTCGAGGCCGGGGCGCGTCGCATCGTGGTGGTGCGGGCCATCACCGCCGCCGAGGACCCCCGCGCGGCCGCACAGCGGCTGAAAGCCATGCTCAGCGCTGCGGGTTGA
- a CDS encoding NUDIX hydrolase, producing MRGDGDGWVVSDTGAAFWGRFGAAGLLLRAPDPDGAAAVLLQHRAAWSHQGGTWGLPGGARDSHETAEEAAVREAQEEAGLAAEHLTVRTTVVTAEVTGAGGAYWSYTTVIADAPEQLETIPNRESAELRWVPVAQVSELPLHPGFAASWERLRTLTESIPLLVNPQR from the coding sequence GTGCGTGGCGACGGTGACGGCTGGGTGGTGTCGGACACCGGCGCCGCCTTCTGGGGCAGATTCGGAGCGGCCGGCTTGCTGCTGCGGGCCCCGGATCCCGACGGTGCGGCCGCGGTGCTGCTGCAGCACCGCGCGGCGTGGAGCCATCAGGGCGGCACCTGGGGCCTGCCCGGCGGCGCTCGCGACAGCCACGAGACCGCCGAGGAGGCCGCGGTCCGTGAGGCACAGGAAGAAGCCGGGCTGGCCGCCGAGCACCTCACGGTGCGCACCACCGTCGTCACCGCGGAGGTGACCGGCGCGGGCGGCGCGTACTGGAGCTACACCACCGTCATCGCCGACGCGCCCGAACAGCTGGAGACCATCCCGAACCGGGAGAGCGCCGAGCTGCGCTGGGTGCCCGTGGCGCAGGTCAGCGAGCTGCCGCTGCATCCGGGTTTCGCCGCGAGTTGGGAGCGGCTGCGCACGCTGACCGAGTCGATCCCGTTGTTGGTCAACCCGCAGCGCTGA
- the glnX gene encoding protein kinase G-activating protein GlnX, translating to MTVELAHPSTEPLASRSPTTSAHPRWWFFWTTPGRILTIGFVLSALVIASAFGTSTTINDRQQVLMRVLNHTEPLAFAAGQLYTTLSVADAAAATAFIAGAEPQDVRQRYEQAITDASVAVTRASSGLTDDDMIQLLGRINAQLSVYTGLVETARTNNRSGNPVGSSYLSEASALMQTQILPNAQHLYEQTSGLVDAETSASTRIPGPVILVVLATLLFGVFANRWLARRTRRRINIGFVAGGLAVSIMLIWVGTALILSTADSRNAKDTAAQSLKTITNLAITAQQARADEILSLIRRGDETVRKQSYYQRIDTMAEQLSEYLARPDAIAKTDLADAEQLLRRWRAADDRINAYISVGNYQAATQVALGTREDDSTPAFNQLDEALSKAIEESRSQLRNNIVSAHRVLSGATVGAAVLSIVAAVSVALGLWPRLSEYG from the coding sequence GTGACTGTGGAGTTGGCGCACCCGTCGACCGAGCCGCTCGCATCGCGGTCGCCGACCACTTCTGCCCATCCACGCTGGTGGTTCTTCTGGACCACGCCGGGCCGCATCCTGACCATCGGGTTCGTGTTGTCCGCGCTCGTCATCGCCAGCGCCTTCGGCACATCGACGACCATCAACGACCGCCAGCAGGTGCTGATGCGGGTGCTCAACCACACCGAGCCGCTGGCGTTCGCGGCCGGGCAGCTCTACACCACGCTGTCGGTCGCCGACGCCGCCGCGGCCACGGCGTTCATCGCAGGCGCCGAACCACAAGACGTCCGGCAGCGCTACGAACAGGCCATCACCGACGCGTCGGTGGCGGTCACCCGCGCGTCCAGTGGACTGACCGACGACGACATGATCCAGCTGCTCGGCCGCATCAACGCCCAACTCTCGGTCTATACCGGGCTGGTCGAGACCGCGCGCACCAACAACCGCTCCGGCAACCCCGTCGGCTCGTCGTACCTGTCGGAGGCGTCGGCGTTGATGCAGACCCAGATCCTGCCCAATGCCCAGCACCTGTATGAGCAGACGTCGGGGCTGGTGGACGCGGAAACATCGGCGTCGACGCGGATTCCCGGGCCGGTGATCCTCGTGGTGCTCGCGACGTTGTTGTTCGGGGTGTTCGCCAACCGCTGGTTGGCGCGCCGGACCCGGCGGCGGATCAACATCGGGTTCGTGGCGGGCGGGCTGGCCGTCTCGATCATGCTGATCTGGGTGGGCACCGCGCTGATCCTCTCGACCGCCGACAGCCGCAACGCGAAAGACACTGCGGCCCAATCGCTCAAGACGATCACCAACCTCGCGATCACCGCGCAGCAGGCCCGCGCCGACGAGATCCTGTCGCTGATCCGCCGCGGTGACGAAACCGTGCGCAAGCAGTCCTACTATCAGCGCATCGACACGATGGCCGAGCAGCTGTCGGAGTATCTCGCGCGCCCAGACGCGATCGCCAAGACCGACCTCGCCGACGCCGAACAGCTGCTCAGACGGTGGCGGGCGGCCGACGACCGGATCAACGCCTACATCAGCGTCGGCAACTACCAGGCCGCCACCCAGGTGGCGCTGGGCACCCGCGAGGACGACTCCACGCCGGCCTTCAACCAGCTCGACGAGGCGTTGAGCAAGGCCATCGAGGAGAGCCGCAGCCAGTTGCGCAACAACATCGTCAGCGCCCACCGGGTGCTGTCAGGAGCGACGGTGGGCGCCGCGGTGCTCAGCATCGTGGCCGCGGTGTCGGTGGCGCTGGGGTTGTGGCCGAGGCTTAGCGAGTACGGATGA